A single genomic interval of Longimicrobium sp. harbors:
- a CDS encoding M13 family metallopeptidase, which yields MAGKVRIHAAAALAAAALGACAPSSPVQPSPTLGLGVDTAGFDRSVRPQDDFFQFANGGWLARTEIPGDRASTGSFVELRDQSQAAIRAIIEEAAAGSHPAGSTARKVGDLYASFMDTVRIEQLGITPLNGELAHIRAIRDRGQLPETFARLARLGVSPPFGTFVSQDRGNSSRYVVSVSQSGLGLPDRDYYLTQNERFSAIRQSYTAYVQRMLELAGTPNAAGAAARVVAFETELARVQWERTRNRDANATYNPTAVTALQATTPGFRWADYLRAAGMNGVDTVVVRQPDYFAGMDRVLAATPVQDIQSYLVFKLVDNAASFLSRDFRDARFAFRGGVLNGIQQQPLRWKSGVDVVEGSLGEAVGELYVQRHFPAESKARMEQLVKNLVEAYREAIDGLEWMSPATRAQAQDKLANFTVKIGYPEKWRDYSALEIRPGDLMGNLRRAQEFAYNRMINRLGQPVDRAEWGMTPQTVNAYYNPTNNEIVFPAAILQPPFFDPTADDAVNYGGIGGVIGHEISHGFDDQGRKSDGAGNLRDWWTSADASAFEQRAGMLSQQYGAYEPLEGARVNGQLTLGENIGDLSGLAIAHRAYRRSLNGGQAPVIGGFTGDQRFFLGWAQVWRTKYRDQALRQQLLTDPHSPGMYRTNGVLVNLPAFYEAFNVKPGDRMYVAPEKRVRIW from the coding sequence ATGGCCGGAAAAGTTCGTATACACGCGGCGGCTGCATTGGCCGCCGCCGCCCTGGGCGCCTGCGCGCCCTCCTCGCCCGTTCAGCCCTCGCCCACGCTGGGGCTGGGTGTGGACACGGCGGGCTTCGACCGCTCCGTTCGTCCGCAGGACGACTTCTTCCAGTTCGCGAACGGCGGCTGGCTGGCCCGCACGGAAATTCCGGGCGACCGCGCCAGCACCGGGAGCTTCGTGGAGTTGCGCGACCAGTCTCAGGCCGCCATCCGCGCGATCATCGAAGAGGCGGCCGCGGGGTCGCACCCGGCCGGCTCCACCGCGCGCAAGGTGGGCGACCTGTACGCCAGCTTCATGGACACGGTCCGCATCGAGCAGCTGGGCATCACCCCGCTGAACGGCGAGCTGGCCCATATCCGTGCCATCCGCGACCGCGGGCAGCTGCCGGAGACGTTCGCGCGCCTGGCGCGGCTGGGCGTGTCGCCCCCCTTCGGCACCTTCGTAAGCCAGGACCGCGGCAACTCCAGCCGCTACGTGGTGAGCGTCAGCCAGTCCGGGCTGGGGCTTCCCGACCGCGACTACTACCTGACGCAGAACGAGCGTTTCTCCGCCATCCGCCAGTCGTACACGGCGTACGTGCAGCGGATGCTGGAGCTTGCGGGCACCCCCAACGCGGCCGGCGCCGCCGCGCGCGTGGTGGCATTCGAGACGGAGCTGGCCCGCGTGCAGTGGGAGCGCACCCGCAACCGCGACGCGAACGCCACCTACAATCCCACGGCGGTAACGGCGCTGCAGGCCACCACCCCCGGCTTCCGCTGGGCCGACTACCTGCGGGCCGCGGGGATGAACGGCGTGGACACCGTCGTGGTGCGCCAGCCGGACTACTTTGCCGGAATGGACCGCGTGCTGGCGGCCACGCCCGTGCAGGACATCCAGAGCTACCTGGTGTTCAAGCTGGTCGACAACGCGGCCTCGTTCCTGAGCCGTGACTTCCGCGACGCGCGCTTCGCCTTTCGCGGCGGCGTGCTGAACGGCATCCAGCAGCAGCCCCTGCGCTGGAAGAGTGGCGTGGACGTGGTAGAGGGCTCGCTGGGTGAGGCCGTGGGCGAGTTGTACGTGCAGCGCCACTTTCCCGCCGAGTCCAAGGCGCGGATGGAGCAGCTGGTGAAGAACCTGGTGGAGGCGTACCGCGAGGCCATCGACGGGCTGGAGTGGATGAGCCCGGCCACCCGCGCTCAGGCGCAGGACAAGCTCGCGAACTTCACCGTCAAGATCGGCTATCCCGAGAAGTGGCGCGACTACTCGGCGCTGGAGATCCGCCCGGGCGACCTGATGGGCAACCTGCGCCGCGCCCAGGAGTTCGCCTACAACCGCATGATCAACCGCCTGGGCCAGCCGGTGGACCGCGCGGAGTGGGGGATGACCCCGCAGACGGTGAACGCGTACTACAACCCCACGAACAACGAGATCGTGTTCCCGGCCGCCATACTGCAGCCTCCGTTCTTCGACCCCACGGCCGACGACGCGGTGAACTACGGCGGCATCGGCGGCGTGATCGGGCACGAGATCAGCCACGGCTTCGACGACCAGGGGCGCAAGAGCGACGGCGCGGGCAACCTGCGCGACTGGTGGACGTCCGCGGATGCGTCGGCGTTCGAGCAGCGCGCCGGGATGCTGAGCCAGCAGTACGGCGCGTACGAGCCGCTGGAGGGCGCGCGCGTCAACGGCCAGCTGACGCTGGGCGAGAACATCGGCGACCTGTCGGGGCTGGCGATCGCGCACCGCGCCTATCGCCGCTCGCTGAACGGGGGCCAGGCTCCCGTGATCGGCGGCTTTACCGGCGACCAGCGGTTCTTCCTTGGATGGGCGCAGGTGTGGCGCACCAAGTACCGCGACCAGGCGCTCCGCCAGCAGCTGCTGACGGACCCGCACTCGCCCGGGATGTACCGCACCAACGGCGTGCTGGTGAACCTGCCCGCGTTCTACGAGGCGTTCAACGTAAAGCCAGGCGACCGGATGTACGTGGCTCCCGAGAAGCGCGTGCGGATCTGGTAA
- a CDS encoding restriction endonuclease encodes MELLVAALLRAMGYKARVTGRGPDRGRDVIASPDGLGFQQPRIIGEVKHRRDTIGAPQIRSFLGGLRAGDQGLYVSTGGYTREARYEADRASNPITLVDLDELASLVVEHYERFDSEGRSLVPLTRVYWPAS; translated from the coding sequence ATGGAACTGCTGGTGGCGGCACTGCTTCGGGCGATGGGATACAAGGCAAGAGTTACAGGCCGGGGGCCTGATCGCGGGCGAGACGTGATTGCATCCCCTGACGGTCTCGGCTTTCAGCAGCCGCGCATCATCGGAGAGGTAAAGCACCGTCGAGACACGATCGGCGCCCCGCAAATCCGGAGCTTTCTAGGTGGGTTGCGGGCGGGTGATCAAGGTCTGTACGTGAGCACAGGCGGGTACACGCGCGAGGCTCGATACGAAGCCGATCGTGCCAGCAATCCAATCACACTCGTCGATCTTGATGAACTCGCGTCCTTGGTCGTGGAGCACTACGAGCGATTTGATTCAGAAGGGCGCAGTCTCGTGCCATTGACCCGTGTGTATTGGCCCGCATCGTAA
- a CDS encoding sensor histidine kinase — translation MPTPTLAPFSARRRWAAAVLLGVAGLLLNLLPLPLSPGTDLIFGGVAYLLAAVALGPWHGLVAAGIASVRTLWLWNHPYALLIFCMEALCVGYLARRERRPLVGDLVYWIVAGVPLLFVTYWAILGVRGSTAAVLFLKQPFNGLIDALVVEALLLVPAVRAALGIRGRPPLRAALAVVVTVAATLPALAFGTWTGLREWDLNVARARERLRLSASGYASRLGEYVQLHAQEVRTLAESAERRGSVSPAEMQALVESGTEFPGFLTIYAADARGRSIAAHPLVDPTGRKRVGADYSHREYYRRVRETRRTVVSEVLHGATSREPVIVIVHPVVLGDTMAAFVAGAVNLRRLPVPDPPPGRQERLHVADMRGRVIYDSHAPYHQGDVPHNMADSAGYRAVMVAPDGGTVTFSRAGPRAPAAQQAARVLAAVERIPSLGWVVWIEQPYSSIQGFVADSYVRLLSLLIGVIVLALGASSLLAAYLAEPLLHMRATAMALAGGDRKARVGRLVAGAPAEVAQLGRDFDDMAAALARRAEELEELGEIARSLASTHDTGEVLRRVTEAVVRLVECQGCGIALLLPDGMLRISDDATGLLRDAAGRELPAESTLVGYAAREGRPLLVRDIATDPRATGTVLEVQKVASAICAPLLGRSGALGALTAVRARGAEPFSDADLMLLDRLSRHAAVAVENAQLLEAAQAAARARSDFIATMSHELRTPLNAVLGHVELLQMGIHGPVTPPQVNSLSRIQTASRHLRGLIEEVLSFSRLEAGHAEVRTEPVDLCELAREVADVIQPLAMQKALEFRLDGCDPHPVVQTDPDKVRQILINLAGNAVKFTDEGEVSIQVRSMDGVVALSVCDTGPGIPHEDQERLFRPFEQLESGLARTHGGTGLGLYLSGQYARMLGGTIEVKSEPGQGSTFSLVLPREFVPADEGADVAPEHAKAQPED, via the coding sequence GTGCCCACGCCCACCCTGGCCCCGTTCTCCGCGCGCAGGCGGTGGGCAGCCGCCGTCCTGCTGGGGGTGGCGGGGCTGCTGCTGAACCTGCTTCCCCTGCCGCTTTCGCCCGGGACGGACCTGATCTTCGGCGGGGTGGCGTACCTGCTGGCCGCCGTGGCCCTAGGCCCCTGGCACGGGCTGGTGGCGGCGGGCATCGCCTCGGTGCGCACCCTCTGGCTGTGGAACCACCCCTACGCGCTGCTGATCTTCTGCATGGAGGCGCTGTGCGTGGGGTACCTGGCTCGCCGCGAGCGCCGCCCGCTGGTGGGCGACCTCGTGTACTGGATCGTGGCCGGGGTCCCGCTGCTGTTCGTTACCTACTGGGCGATCCTGGGGGTGCGCGGCAGCACGGCCGCGGTCCTCTTTCTCAAGCAGCCGTTCAACGGGCTGATCGACGCGCTGGTGGTGGAGGCGCTGCTGCTGGTCCCCGCCGTCCGCGCCGCGCTGGGCATTCGCGGCCGGCCCCCGCTGCGCGCGGCGCTGGCCGTCGTCGTCACCGTCGCCGCCACCCTGCCGGCGCTGGCCTTCGGCACGTGGACGGGGCTGCGCGAGTGGGACCTGAACGTGGCACGAGCCCGCGAGCGGCTGCGGCTGTCCGCCTCGGGCTACGCGTCGCGCCTGGGCGAGTACGTGCAGCTTCATGCGCAGGAGGTGCGCACCCTGGCCGAATCGGCGGAGCGCCGGGGCTCGGTTAGCCCGGCGGAGATGCAGGCCCTTGTGGAGAGCGGCACCGAGTTCCCCGGGTTCCTCACCATCTACGCGGCCGATGCACGGGGCCGTTCCATCGCTGCCCATCCCCTCGTCGATCCTACGGGCCGCAAGCGGGTGGGGGCCGACTACAGCCATCGCGAGTACTACCGGCGGGTTCGCGAAACGCGGCGCACCGTGGTCAGCGAGGTGCTGCACGGCGCCACCTCGCGCGAGCCGGTGATCGTCATCGTCCATCCCGTCGTCCTGGGCGATACGATGGCCGCGTTCGTCGCCGGGGCCGTGAACCTGCGCCGGCTGCCCGTGCCCGATCCGCCGCCCGGCCGCCAGGAGCGCCTTCACGTGGCCGACATGCGCGGACGGGTGATCTACGACAGCCATGCGCCCTACCACCAGGGCGACGTTCCGCACAACATGGCCGATTCCGCCGGCTACCGCGCCGTGATGGTGGCGCCGGATGGTGGAACGGTCACGTTTTCCCGCGCCGGCCCGCGCGCGCCCGCGGCCCAGCAGGCGGCGCGGGTGCTGGCCGCGGTGGAACGCATCCCGTCGCTGGGCTGGGTGGTGTGGATCGAGCAGCCCTACTCGTCCATCCAGGGCTTCGTCGCCGATTCGTACGTACGCCTGCTTTCGCTGCTGATCGGGGTGATCGTGCTGGCCCTGGGCGCCAGCAGCCTGCTGGCCGCGTACCTGGCCGAGCCGCTGCTGCACATGCGGGCCACCGCCATGGCCCTGGCTGGCGGCGACCGCAAGGCGAGGGTTGGACGGCTGGTGGCCGGCGCCCCGGCGGAGGTGGCCCAGCTGGGGCGCGACTTCGACGACATGGCCGCGGCGCTGGCCCGCCGCGCGGAGGAACTGGAGGAGCTGGGGGAGATCGCGCGGTCCCTCGCCTCCACGCACGACACCGGCGAGGTGCTGCGGCGGGTGACGGAGGCCGTGGTGCGGCTGGTGGAGTGCCAGGGATGCGGAATCGCGCTGCTGCTGCCGGACGGCATGCTGCGCATCAGCGACGACGCCACGGGGCTGCTTCGGGATGCGGCCGGGCGCGAGCTGCCGGCGGAGAGCACGCTGGTGGGGTACGCGGCGCGCGAGGGCCGGCCGCTGCTGGTGCGCGACATCGCCACTGATCCGCGCGCCACGGGCACCGTGCTCGAAGTGCAGAAGGTGGCGTCGGCCATCTGCGCGCCGCTGCTGGGGCGCTCCGGGGCGCTGGGTGCGCTCACCGCCGTCCGCGCGCGCGGGGCCGAGCCCTTCAGCGACGCCGACCTGATGCTTCTCGATCGCCTTTCGCGCCACGCGGCGGTGGCGGTGGAGAACGCGCAGCTGCTGGAGGCAGCGCAGGCCGCGGCACGTGCGCGCTCCGATTTCATCGCCACCATGAGCCACGAGCTGCGCACCCCGCTGAACGCGGTGCTGGGGCACGTGGAGCTGCTGCAGATGGGCATTCACGGCCCCGTGACGCCCCCGCAGGTGAACTCGCTGTCGCGCATCCAGACGGCGTCGCGGCACCTGCGCGGGCTGATCGAGGAGGTGCTTTCGTTCTCGCGGCTGGAGGCGGGGCACGCGGAGGTGAGGACGGAGCCGGTGGACCTGTGCGAGCTGGCGCGCGAGGTGGCCGACGTCATCCAGCCGCTGGCGATGCAGAAGGCGCTGGAGTTTCGCCTGGACGGGTGCGACCCTCACCCGGTGGTGCAGACCGATCCTGACAAGGTGCGGCAGATCCTGATCAACCTGGCGGGCAACGCGGTGAAGTTCACCGACGAGGGCGAGGTGTCCATCCAGGTTCGTTCGATGGACGGCGTCGTTGCGCTCTCGGTGTGCGACACCGGCCCCGGCATTCCGCACGAAGACCAGGAGCGCCTCTTCCGCCCCTTCGAGCAGCTGGAGAGCGGGCTGGCGCGCACGCACGGCGGAACGGGGCTGGGGCTGTACCTGTCTGGCCAGTACGCGCGGATGCTGGGGGGCACGATTGAGGTGAAGAGCGAGCCGGGTCAGGGCAGCACCTTCTCCCTCGTGCTCCCCCGCGAGTTCGTGCCGGCGGACGAGGGGGCGGACGTTGCTCCGGAGCACGCGAAGGCTCAACCCGAAGATTGA
- a CDS encoding vWA domain-containing protein, with product MRFTSYSRFTGHMADALNLQALLDQLSDFLLQSGFAGGYHVNPWWGEFGGDEDDRSLDALKEALLRALLESGQLTPEMIQELRGDGAPDEEVQQKIAELLDRLIQRMVEEGYLNVAEPPQAPEGYTEMQGEGKIDDAREASRQVEFSLTGKGIDFLGYRTLRQLLGAMGRSAAGAHETPHYATGVEAEVASRPYEFGDTLNLDIPATLKSALSREGLRDDGTIGLEYGDLHVHQSEYRSSCATVLMLDTSHSMILYGEDRFTPAKKVALALTHLIRTQFPGDTLKVVTFGDTAEEIPLGRVAQAQVGPFHTNTAAGFQLARRLLMAQNKDMRQIIMITDGKPSAVTLPDGRVYKNSMGLDAFVLNETFQEVGACRKAGILINTFMLARDPALVAFVNQVSQIARGKAYFTSTMTLGQYIMRDFLRRKTKRAG from the coding sequence ATGCGGTTCACCAGCTACTCCCGCTTCACCGGCCACATGGCCGACGCGCTGAACCTGCAGGCGCTGCTCGACCAGCTTTCCGACTTCCTGCTGCAGAGCGGGTTCGCCGGCGGCTACCACGTGAACCCCTGGTGGGGCGAGTTCGGCGGCGACGAGGACGACCGCTCGCTCGACGCGCTGAAGGAGGCGCTGCTGCGCGCGCTGCTGGAAAGCGGGCAGCTGACCCCGGAGATGATCCAGGAGCTGCGCGGCGACGGGGCGCCCGACGAAGAGGTGCAGCAGAAGATCGCCGAGCTGCTGGACCGGCTGATCCAGCGGATGGTGGAGGAGGGCTACCTGAACGTGGCTGAGCCTCCCCAAGCGCCCGAGGGCTACACCGAGATGCAGGGCGAGGGAAAGATCGACGACGCGCGCGAGGCGTCGCGGCAGGTGGAGTTCTCGCTCACGGGCAAGGGAATCGACTTCCTGGGCTACCGCACCCTCCGGCAGCTGCTGGGTGCCATGGGCCGCTCCGCCGCGGGCGCGCACGAGACGCCCCACTACGCCACCGGCGTCGAGGCCGAGGTGGCCAGCCGCCCGTACGAGTTCGGCGACACCCTGAACCTGGACATCCCCGCCACCCTCAAGAGCGCCCTTTCGCGCGAGGGGCTGCGCGACGACGGGACGATCGGCCTGGAGTACGGCGACCTTCACGTCCACCAGTCCGAGTACCGCTCCAGCTGCGCCACGGTGCTGATGCTGGACACCAGCCACTCGATGATCCTGTACGGCGAGGACCGCTTTACTCCCGCCAAGAAGGTGGCGCTGGCACTCACGCACCTGATCCGCACCCAGTTTCCGGGCGACACGCTGAAGGTGGTGACCTTTGGCGACACGGCGGAGGAGATCCCCCTCGGCCGGGTGGCGCAGGCGCAGGTGGGGCCCTTTCACACCAACACGGCGGCGGGCTTTCAGCTCGCGCGGCGGCTGCTGATGGCGCAGAACAAGGACATGCGCCAGATCATCATGATCACCGACGGCAAGCCCTCCGCCGTCACCCTGCCCGACGGGCGCGTCTACAAGAACTCCATGGGGCTGGACGCGTTCGTCCTGAACGAGACCTTTCAGGAGGTGGGCGCCTGCCGCAAGGCGGGGATTTTGATCAACACCTTCATGCTGGCGCGCGACCCGGCGCTGGTGGCCTTCGTCAACCAGGTTTCGCAGATCGCCCGCGGTAAGGCCTACTTCACCAGCACCATGACGCTCGGGCAGTACATCATGCGCGACTTCCTGCGTCGAAAGACCAAGCGCGCCGGGTGA